Proteins encoded together in one Microplitis mediator isolate UGA2020A chromosome 7, iyMicMedi2.1, whole genome shotgun sequence window:
- the LOC130671475 gene encoding protein apterous-like isoform X1, giving the protein MGVYEERAPPTTGMHWQPPNSQERGSGLALGCQGGLGGSAGGPGAMDQARDLSPCLPASMGDAARPTTLPCSPPAAHHHHVSSHRTQLHQTTHCGTNNNCYDGTTTPYDSRDYGSPGGGTEFRNNSYEHSNELNHQSLNTPQPNHHHHHHHHHHHNHNQNQQQQQHHNHQSQVHQHQQLTESQTTTSASDDLHTIPKLEPPPTPPTQLEDVAGVVCAGCGLRISDRFYLQAVERRWHAACLQCSHCRQGLDGEITCFSRDGNIYCKKDYYKMFGSLKRCARCQAAILSSELVMRARELVFHVRCFSCAICAVPLTKGDTFGMRNGVVLCRSDYEMGAELHPSQSPPVPVYPPGPHYPGQSFPSPEFLHHQPHHHGIPTHPHHTMHPQHPHQLTHASPVPLQPSTPSGPEVGSPPKVPYFNGTAQAVGGAAGVPPPRQKGRPRKRKPKDLEAMTASLDLNSEYMDMPFGRGPGTPGMPGSNSRTKRMRTSFKHHQLRTMKSYFAINHNPDAKDLKQLSQKTGLPKRVLQVWFQNARAKWRRMVLKQEGKSDKCGSVDGSSLNDLELYGNSAGSGGPPMSPPFMLGGPHSPASLGSLDCA; this is encoded by the exons CAGCCGCCAAACTCGCAGGAGCGAGGCAGCGGCTTGGCTTTGGGCTGTCAAGGTGGGCTAGGAGGGAGCGCAGGGGGGCCTGGAGCGATGGATCAGGCGCGGGATCTTAGCCCGTGCCTCCCCGCGTCGATGGGTGATGCCGCAAGACCCACCACTTTACCATGCAGCCCCCCTGCGGCTCATCATCATCACGTATCGTCGCATCGTACACAGCTTCATCAGACTACTCACTGTGGCACTAATAATAACTGCTATGACGGTACGACCACCCCTTACGATTCACGAGATTACGGATCACCCGGAG GTGGAACGGAGTTCCGAAATAACAGTTACGAACATTCTAATGAGCTGAACCATCAATCCCTCAATACGCCGCAGCCtaaccatcatcatcatcatcatcatcaccaccATCACAACCATAATCAGaaccagcagcagcagcagcatcaTAACCATCAGTCCCAGGTCCACCAGCATCAGCAGCTCACTGAATCGCAAACAACGACAAGTGCTTCAGATGATCTCCATACGATACCCAAGTTGGAACCACCACCGACGCCACCGACTCAGCTGGAAGACGTCGCGGGGGTTGTCTGTGCTGGATGTGGTCTCAGAATATCCGACAGGTTTTATCTACAGGCTGTTGAGAGGCGGTGGCATGCTGCCTGCCTGCAATGCTCCCACTGTCGCCAGGGTCTCGATGGCGAAATCACCTGTTTCAGTCGAGACGGAAATATTTACTGCAAAAAGGACTACTACAA aaTGTTTGGCAGCTTGAAACGTTGCGCGCGATGTCAAGCGGCAATACTGTCATCAGAATTAGTGATGAGAGCACGCGAACTGGTGTTCCACGTTCGTTGTTTCTCGTGTGCTATTTGTGCAGTTCCGCTTACAAAAGGCGACACATTTGGCATGAGAAATGGCGTAGTATTGTGCCGTTCAGATTATGAAATGGGCGCTGAGTTGCATCCATCCCAGAGTCCGCCAGTACCAGTTTACCCTCCGGGACCTCATTATCCCGGTCAGTCATTTCCATCACCAGAATTTCTGCATCATCAGCCCCATCATCATGGTATACCGACACATCCTCACCATACGATGCATCCTCAACATCCTCATCAATTAACACATGCCAGTCCAGTGCCACTTCAGCCGTCAACGCCGTCAGGTCCTGAAGTAGGTTCGCCACCAAAAGTACCCTACTTCAATGGGACCGCTCAGGCAGTCGGCGGGGCAGCTGGTGTACCTCCGCCAAGACAAAAGGGCCGTCCCAGAAAAAGGAAGCCTAAGGATTTGGAAGCTATGACTGCTAGTCTTG ATCTTAATTCGGAGTACATGGATATGCCGTTTGGACGCGGCCCTGGTACGCCGGGTATGCCTGGCTCAAACAGTCGAACCAAACGCATGAGAACGAGCTTTAAACATCATCAGCTGAGAACGATGAAGAGTTATTTTGCCATCAATCACAATCCAGACGCTAAAGATCTTAAGCAGCTTTCGCAGAAGACCGGATTGCCAAAGAGGGTACTACAG GTGTGGTTCCAGAATGCGCGAGCAAAATGGCGACGCATGGTACTAAAACAAGAAGGGAAATCCGACAAATGCGGTAGCGTTGACGGAAGTTCACTGAACGATCTTGAGCTGTATGGAAACAGTGCCGGAAGCGGTGGACCTCCAATGAGTCCTCCCTTTATGCTCGGTGGGCCTCACAGTCCTGCTTCACTCGGTTCGCTCGATTGTGCGTGA
- the LOC130671475 gene encoding protein apterous-like isoform X2, with the protein MGVYEERAPPTTGMHWPPNSQERGSGLALGCQGGLGGSAGGPGAMDQARDLSPCLPASMGDAARPTTLPCSPPAAHHHHVSSHRTQLHQTTHCGTNNNCYDGTTTPYDSRDYGSPGGGTEFRNNSYEHSNELNHQSLNTPQPNHHHHHHHHHHHNHNQNQQQQQHHNHQSQVHQHQQLTESQTTTSASDDLHTIPKLEPPPTPPTQLEDVAGVVCAGCGLRISDRFYLQAVERRWHAACLQCSHCRQGLDGEITCFSRDGNIYCKKDYYKMFGSLKRCARCQAAILSSELVMRARELVFHVRCFSCAICAVPLTKGDTFGMRNGVVLCRSDYEMGAELHPSQSPPVPVYPPGPHYPGQSFPSPEFLHHQPHHHGIPTHPHHTMHPQHPHQLTHASPVPLQPSTPSGPEVGSPPKVPYFNGTAQAVGGAAGVPPPRQKGRPRKRKPKDLEAMTASLDLNSEYMDMPFGRGPGTPGMPGSNSRTKRMRTSFKHHQLRTMKSYFAINHNPDAKDLKQLSQKTGLPKRVLQVWFQNARAKWRRMVLKQEGKSDKCGSVDGSSLNDLELYGNSAGSGGPPMSPPFMLGGPHSPASLGSLDCA; encoded by the exons CCGCCAAACTCGCAGGAGCGAGGCAGCGGCTTGGCTTTGGGCTGTCAAGGTGGGCTAGGAGGGAGCGCAGGGGGGCCTGGAGCGATGGATCAGGCGCGGGATCTTAGCCCGTGCCTCCCCGCGTCGATGGGTGATGCCGCAAGACCCACCACTTTACCATGCAGCCCCCCTGCGGCTCATCATCATCACGTATCGTCGCATCGTACACAGCTTCATCAGACTACTCACTGTGGCACTAATAATAACTGCTATGACGGTACGACCACCCCTTACGATTCACGAGATTACGGATCACCCGGAG GTGGAACGGAGTTCCGAAATAACAGTTACGAACATTCTAATGAGCTGAACCATCAATCCCTCAATACGCCGCAGCCtaaccatcatcatcatcatcatcatcaccaccATCACAACCATAATCAGaaccagcagcagcagcagcatcaTAACCATCAGTCCCAGGTCCACCAGCATCAGCAGCTCACTGAATCGCAAACAACGACAAGTGCTTCAGATGATCTCCATACGATACCCAAGTTGGAACCACCACCGACGCCACCGACTCAGCTGGAAGACGTCGCGGGGGTTGTCTGTGCTGGATGTGGTCTCAGAATATCCGACAGGTTTTATCTACAGGCTGTTGAGAGGCGGTGGCATGCTGCCTGCCTGCAATGCTCCCACTGTCGCCAGGGTCTCGATGGCGAAATCACCTGTTTCAGTCGAGACGGAAATATTTACTGCAAAAAGGACTACTACAA aaTGTTTGGCAGCTTGAAACGTTGCGCGCGATGTCAAGCGGCAATACTGTCATCAGAATTAGTGATGAGAGCACGCGAACTGGTGTTCCACGTTCGTTGTTTCTCGTGTGCTATTTGTGCAGTTCCGCTTACAAAAGGCGACACATTTGGCATGAGAAATGGCGTAGTATTGTGCCGTTCAGATTATGAAATGGGCGCTGAGTTGCATCCATCCCAGAGTCCGCCAGTACCAGTTTACCCTCCGGGACCTCATTATCCCGGTCAGTCATTTCCATCACCAGAATTTCTGCATCATCAGCCCCATCATCATGGTATACCGACACATCCTCACCATACGATGCATCCTCAACATCCTCATCAATTAACACATGCCAGTCCAGTGCCACTTCAGCCGTCAACGCCGTCAGGTCCTGAAGTAGGTTCGCCACCAAAAGTACCCTACTTCAATGGGACCGCTCAGGCAGTCGGCGGGGCAGCTGGTGTACCTCCGCCAAGACAAAAGGGCCGTCCCAGAAAAAGGAAGCCTAAGGATTTGGAAGCTATGACTGCTAGTCTTG ATCTTAATTCGGAGTACATGGATATGCCGTTTGGACGCGGCCCTGGTACGCCGGGTATGCCTGGCTCAAACAGTCGAACCAAACGCATGAGAACGAGCTTTAAACATCATCAGCTGAGAACGATGAAGAGTTATTTTGCCATCAATCACAATCCAGACGCTAAAGATCTTAAGCAGCTTTCGCAGAAGACCGGATTGCCAAAGAGGGTACTACAG GTGTGGTTCCAGAATGCGCGAGCAAAATGGCGACGCATGGTACTAAAACAAGAAGGGAAATCCGACAAATGCGGTAGCGTTGACGGAAGTTCACTGAACGATCTTGAGCTGTATGGAAACAGTGCCGGAAGCGGTGGACCTCCAATGAGTCCTCCCTTTATGCTCGGTGGGCCTCACAGTCCTGCTTCACTCGGTTCGCTCGATTGTGCGTGA